Below is a window of Nocardioides sp. S-1144 DNA.
TCGTGAGGATCGCAGTGGTGAGGGAGACCCGCGAGGGCGAGACGCGGGTCGCGCTCGTGCCCGAGCTGGTCGGCAGGCTGACCACGCTCGGCTACGACGTGCTCGTCGAGCCGGGTGCCGGTGAGCGCGCCCTCCTCGCCGACGCCGAGTACGCCGACGCCGGAGCCGTCCTCGACCCGGACGCCGTCGACGACGCCGACCTCGTCGTGTCCGTGCAGCCGCTCGACCCGGGCACGGTCCGGCGGCTGCGGCGCGGCGCCACGACGGTGTCCTTCCTCCCGGTCGGCCAGGAGCTCGGGCTGGTCGCCGACCTGCGCGACCTCGGCATCACCAGCCTCGCGATGGAGCTGGTGCCCCGCATCTCGCGGGCGCAGTCGATGGACGCGCTCAGCTCGCAGAGCCTGGTCAGCGGCTACCGGTGCGCGGTCGTCGCCGTCGGCCTGCTGCGCCGGTTCTTCCCCCTCAACATGACCGCGGCCGGCACCGTGCAGCCCGCGGAGGTCGTCGTCCTGGGGGCCGGGGTCGCCGGGCTCCAGGCGATCGCGACCGCGAAGCGGCTCGGGGCCGTCGTCCGCGCCTACGACGTGCGCGCCGCGGCCGCCGAGGAGATCCGCTCGATG
It encodes the following:
- a CDS encoding NAD(P) transhydrogenase subunit alpha gives rise to the protein MRETREGETRVALVPELVGRLTTLGYDVLVEPGAGERALLADAEYADAGAVLDPDAVDDADLVVSVQPLDPGTVRRLRRGATTVSFLPVGQELGLVADLRDLGITSLAMELVPRISRAQSMDALSSQSLVSGYRCAVVAVGLLRRFFPLNMTAAGTVQPAEVVVLGAGVAGLQAIATAKRLGAVVRAYDVRAAAAEEIRSMGAKAIELDLETLDGAGGYAREMSEDRAARQRELLAPYIANADALITTAAVPGRTAPLLVEAATIEQMRPGSVVVDLAADSGGNVEGAVAGTIVRIGHAQVWGGRNVPSQMPGPASRLYAQNIVNLVTLLTRADADGAPTLDPDLDDEILAAACVTHDGVVRHEPTRVALEGNPAEERP